Below is a window of Prionailurus viverrinus isolate Anna unplaced genomic scaffold, UM_Priviv_1.0 scaffold_48, whole genome shotgun sequence DNA.
CAGTAACACCTAGGCTGACATATGACTAAAAACGTGGATGCCAAATGTGGCCAGATTCACAAATAAAATTCATCACCATCACACCCTGCCAGTCACACCCTGGTTGCCACCCACCCCTGTTTGTATGCCTTGTAAACATATGGGAACCCTTTCTGGTTCTGAGTATATGAGCACAGTCTatggaataaattaaaattacgTGACTATGAATGACCCAGTGGCTCACAGCTATCTTCCAATAATCAGATGGCTACCGTGTAGACAAGGGATTAAGTTCTTCACAAAAGGGGAACGGGAGCCAATGGGAGAAATCTGCAGACAGCAAATGGAATCACCTGCAACCAGGTGCAGGGAGGTGCCCATCAGTGAAGGCCCCCAAGTCTGAAGTTGGATTGGAGGGGCTCTCCTACAGGACAGCACATGTGGTTAAGCAACGTGGACTCTGAGTTACCTGCCACTCTCAGGAGTCAATGATTCCATACTTCTTCAAGTACACCTGTGTTCACTGATCTCTGCAGACTTGGATAGTGAGGTCGACCAGAAGCACCATATCCCATGGCCCCATCCAGGGAGTagggggagagaaggcagggtGAGTATTACTGAACATCTCAGCCCAGGACACTCGATGTCTGCCATCCCTAGGGGGGATGGGAAGGGCTGCCTTCAACATTCATTTAAGATATACTTACTGAGTGTCTACTAAATCCCATGCAATGAGGGCACAGAAGGAGCACGTAGCTAGGGCAACTTGGGAAGAGAAATGCAACAGTAAGGATAAAAGTGACAATACACTGTATTGAGAGGATCATCGTAAGGCAGTTGTATGGACTAGAAGCTGCAGGGAGCCtatcaaaaaagaggaaaactgacCTACTGCTGGTCTGGTAGAACGGAACCACTGAAATGAAATTTGATGAAACTCATCAAAGAAACACATGTCTCAGTAATAGGTGGGTATTGGAGTTTATCTGAAGAACATGCTAGTAACACACAATGTGTCCTGATCAACGATATTGAGCGTTAACAGACTTGAAGGGTATATAAGTTGCCCAATTCTCATCTATTGAGCCCCTTTTTAGAGACTGATTATAAGGAAAGAATTGAAAATGGGGATGAGGTTTTATTCACAAAGACGTCTATTGAAATGtctgaaataaatacaaagcatTGGAGGCCACCTATATGACACACAATAGAAAGATAGtcaaataaattatggcacatcTATATGATCAAATATGTAAGAGCCACCAAAGGCTTTTTAGTGACAAGAAGTGATATTTAGTGATAAAAAGTGACATTTAGTGGTATAAGCGATGTGTAATGACTGTTAAGTGATTATATCATGGAGATAGAATGAAAGGTTTTTACGGTTTTTTGGttgagtgtttgtgtgtgtgtatgttttctaAAGTCTCCAAAGTAAGTATGAGTCACTTTTGGATTCTTACgaaaaattagttttgtttttacaaagaatAAGTTTTCACTGAGTAATCTTTAAAAGCATCTGTGGGAGTATGTGTTCCAAAGGGTTGTTTCTTCTtggagaggagtggggagagatgGTTGCTGCATTTGTCTCTGCCGTTGCTTTAGCTAGGCAGGCAGAGGAATTGCAACAACAATATGAATGCTGAAAAGCAGGCGTCTTATGTGAGTCTCTCACACGAGGGTAAAGAGTTGGGCTAAGGCAGTGATCActgtctttgctttctttctccagtCGAAGGAGGGCGAAACCTGCAATGTTACGATACAAGGCTTGGATTCTGAGAAATGTTATTTCTTCCGGGCCAGAGTCAAAACACTGGAGTCCAGCTACGGCTCTGACACTTACCCAAGTGACTGGTCCAAGGTGACACACCAGCAGAGGGGCGAGCTGAGAGGTGAGGCTTGCTACACAGCAGTGCACGGGCCAGCAGCCTGTCTTTTGGGGAGAGTGGAATGGGGGCACCTGAAAACACGAATGACCTCACTGCCTACTTCAGAGTTCAGTTTGAAAGTGAGGGCccttcttgtttctctctctagGCTCCCTACCTCATTgggtaatttcatttttatttgtattaacagcaacaataataacaCGTACTACTTATGAATGTTACATTGATCTAGGCATAGATTATAGCTATATacataaatagatgatagataaattgACATTGATAGGTAAATAAAAGACAGttgatagataagtagatagatagatagatacatacatacatacatacatatgatggttggaaggatggatgggtggatgggtagatagatagatacatagatacatagatatgatggatggatggatggatggatgaatggatagatagatggatagatagatagatagatagatagatagatagatatgatggatggatggacagacagatgatagatacatagatacatagatacatagatatgatggatggatggatggatggatggacgaatggatagatggatggatagatagatagatagatagatagatagatagaatggatggatagatgatagatagatagatagatagatagatacatacatacatacataggtagatatgatggatggatggatggatggatggatggatagatacatagatacatagatacatacatatgatggatggagggatgaatggatagatagatagatataatggatggatggatggatggatagatatatagatagatagatgatagatagatacatagatacatagatacatagatacgtagatatgatggatggatggatggatggatggatagacagacaaATGATAGCCAAAAGTAAGCCTCAGTATCCTcaatgccccccgcccccccttggCAATGCAGGTACTTGAGGGCAGTGTGTTGACTCCTACAGTGGCTCTCCAGAGACACCGTCTCcctttccagaatattttccaCTGAAATCAAGATTTTCTGACCCTGCCATTTATAAGGGCAGAAAAGTAGAGGGTGGGGGTTGGAGCCTGACCAATCGTGTTGAACACTCACAGTGCTCGTTCTGTTTTGCTTCAGATTCATGCCGGGAGAAAAAGcttttccccaaatttattttaatttgtggtATGATTGCCTTGCTGACCGTGtcccttctccttctgtctttATGGAAAGTACGGAGGTAAGgatgacccttttttttttttttaagtttgtttatttaatttgagggagagcaagcacgggtgggagagagacagagagaggagagagagagagaaagagagagagagagagagaatgcaaagcaggctctgaactccTCGctgagcccgatacggggctcaatcccaggaccaagagatcatgaccggagccgaaatcaagagctgagcCCAGACATTGCACTGTGACGTTTACAGGTGCAGGtgccctggggggggggcgggtgcctTCCTTGCTTCTTAGGATGAGGTTTCCATAGCAACAGCTGGGGGTCACGCGTAGAGGAAGATATAGAACGGCCCCGGAGCACTGAGGCCAGGTCTGTGCCGGGGGGTGGGTGGCACAACTCTGGAGGGTCCCCTCGGAACGTGCTACAGGGCAGAGACGCTGTGTCTAATTCTTGTGGGTGGCACATGACCTTTCCACCCAATCGCTTCTGTTTTCCCAGCTTGAGTTGCTGATGTCCAAACACTTCTCTACCAGTGATGTGCTTGGGGTTTTATTgacttattaatattttttttaacatttatttattgctgagacacaaagagagacagagcatgagcaggggaggggcagagagagagggagacacagaatccgaagcaggctccaggctccgagctgtcagtgcagagcctgatgcaggggttgaactcatgaaccgtgagatcgtgacgtgagccaaagtcagacgcttaactgacggagccacccaggcgcccctgtttggtgTTTTAAATACAGACCTGGAATCACCCCCGAGGGAAAGTTAGGGTCTCACTTCCTGGAGCACATTAACACTTGGCAGTATtttcagtatatgtgctgctgaagcgagcacaaCACAACACTTGGCAGTATTTTCAAGGGGAGCCCCTACTTGCAGTGAGGAGTAAAAAGTCAACTGTACTGGTATCTTAGGGTTCCTGTAACAAAGGAGCAAACAAGGAGAGGCTCCCACCACAGACATCTATCCcgtctcagttctggaggctgggaggctgagatccaggcagggctgaggcttgGGGTGTGAGATCCAGGCAGGTCTGAGTCTGGGGGTCTGAGTTCCAGGCAGGGTTGAGGCCAGGAGtatgagatccaggcagggcggaggttgggagtctgagatccaggaggggctgagcctgggagtctgagatccaagcagggctgaggctggatgggtctgagatccagggggGGCTGCGGTTGGGAGTGTGCagtccaggcagggctggaggtctagaatctgagatccaggcagggctgaagCTTGGAGGTTGAGGTCCAGACAGGTCTGAGCCTGGGAGGCTCGATCCAagcagggctggaggctgggggtctgagatccaggtggggccgaggctgggagtctgagatccaggtgtGGGCACAGTTGGTTTTTCCCATGGTCTGTCTCCTTAGCATGTCAATCCCATCCTCTTCTTGTGTCCCTTCTGTCTGTGAGCACACCCATCCTTGTAATTGGTCTCTCTTTTTATAAAGCCACCAGTCATGTTAGATTAGGGTCATATCACATTACAACCTCTTAATTTCAGTGTCTGAGGGCCTGTGAATTAAAGTGACCAAAGGcaggttaacaggagaaaaggcaTATGTTTCTGTACTGATGGTATGATTTTCCGTGCACGCGGGATTCCCTGGGAGGAAATGAACGCGCGGAGCAGCAGTTTGTCTGGGGAGCGCAGACACGACTTTAACAAGGGGCTTGTGCACTAGCGGGTAGGCAGAGGCCAAGGCGTCCCGGAGCTCTAGGGCGGAAATTGTGGGAAGGAGACTAGAACATGAACAGAGCAAATTCATGGCGAGAAAGGTCGTGTGTGTGGAAATTTGTTGCTGATAAAATTGGTCCTCTTCCTGGtgaaaagtgggggtggggggctcttttacaaatgaaaatttccGTTGCAACCTGGGAAAGCGTGCCTCAGACTTTaggcaggtggggaagggcaggcgGCTCCCCCAGTGTCTCCTGGGTCTTAACTGCCACCAGGCCCCCCTCTTAGGACTGTTTCCACCAGTCAGTGCGTTCGTGGCCTTGAGGGAAACCGTGGTCCTGGGGTCAcacgccgcccgcccgcccgcctgaCCAGGTCTCCTTGTGTGTTTCAGACTTCACAAGTGCCTCATGCCCAGCGTGCCCGATCCCAAGCTCACCTTCCCTGGGCTCTTTGAACTGCACCGGGGTAACTTCCAggtaactgccccccccccccccgtttgtcTCCAAGCTCCTGCCCTGTTCCAAGCCCTGCTTGCTCACGCACACGAGGTGCAGGCAGGCTCTCAGAGGGCGGCCTCTGCTCCAATCGGCCCCGGAGATCTGTGCCCTCTCGGGATTTTCCAGCCCAATCGACCCTCTGATCTCCCCAGGAAGTTGtgctgtgaatatgttacctctGAAAACAAACCATAGACTTCCGCTTTTAAAACGGTTTACGGCCGTTACTTCATTCACTTGAGAGAGGTTGGTGGGGCTATGAGTGGGAGCTGCTGggaattggggggaggggagcagcccCCACCCTGGGGAGCCCAACACCAGTGGCTTGCCTTGTGCAGCACTTTCCCGGCACGGCCCCCAAGCAAGAGGCttcaaacaacacaaacaaatcaCCTCCTGTCTCCCAGTTCTGCAGACCAGaggctgagacccaggcagggtggggctgctgagatccaggcagggcaggaccactgagatccaggaggggcagggccgctgagatccaggcagggcagggccactgagatccaggaggggcaggaccactgagatccaggcagggcagggctgctgacatccaggcagggcagggccactgatatccaggcggggcagggctgctgagatccaggcagggcagggccactgagatccaggcagggcagggccgctgagatccaggcagggcagggccactgagatccaggaggggcagggccgctgagatccaggcagggccgggccactgagatccacgcagggcagggccactgagatccaggcagggcagggccactgagatccacgCAGGGccgggccactgagatccaggcagggcaaggCCGCTGaaatccaggaggggcagggccactgcgacccaggcagggcagggccactgagatccaggcagggcagggccactgagatccaggcagggctgtgctGCCTCCAGAGTCTCCAGGGAgggtccctcctcctcttccagcttctggggctccaggcgcccctgggcttgtGGCCGCGTCCCTCCCGTCTCTGCCTCCGGCTTCACGGGgcctctcctctgtgtctgtgtgtccccttgtgtctcttacaaggacacctgtcattggcTTAGGGCCCCCCTGATCCCGGATGGGCTCTTGTCAGATCCTTCCCTTCAtcccatctgcaaagaccctgtttcccaAACAAGCTTCTGTATGGAGGCTGTGGGACTTCCACCTCCTCGAGGAGGAAGCTGAATTTCCAAACCCCTTAGATACAAGGGAGGAAGAACACAGCAGGGGAAACCTCGTCCTCCACCCCTTACTTTCTGTGTCCAGAACCTGCCAGTGAAACGCACAAAAGACAGATGAGCAGCAGACAAAGTTTGTTACGTGTGCACATGACTCTGGGGCGTCCCAGAAAAGAAGCGTAAGCCCCAAAGAGTTGCTGAGACCCGCGGGCTCCCACGGTGTTTTGGCCAAGCGTGATCAATTGTGCAGAGGTGACAGGGCAGAGAAGGGTGGGCGGGCGGGCCTGTGGCTGGCAGGCGAGGGAAGAGGAGTACAAGATGTGTTGGCGAATAGGGCGGGTTGAGTAAGCTGCGCTATTTGGACTTGAGCTTCGGGGGTGAGCAGGGCTGTGCTGCAGTTGTAAGGTCACCGTTCATTGGTTTtcgagagagagtcagagcgtgcacgggggaggggcagagagagagggagacacagaatccgaagcaggttccgggctccgagctgtcagcgcagagcctgatgcaggggttgaacccaCAGGGATCCGTGTGGCACAttctgccgactgagccagccaggcccccccaACGACAAGACCCCGCGAGACCCACAAACAGAATCAAGTTCCAGAAGCGCCACCATGAAAGTCCTGTTTCTTGTCCTAACACTTGAAAAGAGCCGCACAGGGTTTAGAAACAGCCTCTGAGGCTGATGATGAGGGGCGGGTCTAAAAGCACCGTGGGCAGAGCTCAAAGATGCCAAACACGAACGAGAGGGTTTTGTGTTCCCCTGGGCTCCGCGTGTGTGCCCCAGGGAGGCTGGCCGGGGCCCTGGGATGCTCGGCCACAGGACCCTTGCACCAGCCCCGAGGCATTTCTTCGCGCTCAAGATGCACTGTTTTATTATTCCCGCAGGAGTGGATCAAGGATACACAGAACGTGTCCCACGTGGCCAAGACGGAGGCCACGGAGCAGGAGTGTGTCCCTGAAGAGACCCTCGTTGTCCAGCTACAGAAGGCCGAGGCCGAGATGCCCATCGTGACGACCGGCCCGTTGTGCCCTCCAACGGAGGGGGAAGAGGCCTCCGGGGACGCCAGCCCGGTCGCGTGCCAGCCCCCACAAAGGGGCGAGGTGGTCTCTCTGGGGGGCTTCACGTTTGTGATGACTGACAACTCATACATGCTGTTATGAGGGGGTGCAAATTCAAAACCCAACATTGGGGCCTACATTGACATTGTAGCATCTGAGGGACTCAGTACGACCACCAAGGGAACACCAACTATGCCAGCGtgtgtgatgggggtggggggctcactGAGGACCCTAACCGCCCAGCCAGGGCACTCCGTGTGTCAGCTTTCCCCCCACGCACGGTGGATGGGACTCCGTCTGTCGAGTGCTTCTTGTTTCCAGCTCACATGTGCCTGCGGCTGATGGTTTCCCATCCATCGCGAAGGACGCTGGCCAGGGCTCCCTGACGTCATCTCCCTCCGTGCACGTCGCCCGCGTGCTGTTCCGACAACATTTACCGTCCCGGGCACTTTGCGAGCCCTTTTGTTACGCAGCACACATGTCCCGCGAGCAAGCCACTCCGCTCCCGGGTAGGAAAGGAAGCCTGCTTTACGGATGCGAACGAGCCACGCGGCACCTGCTCTCACACGCGAAAACACCCACTTGGCAACGACAGGACCGCGTTCTCCAGCAGAGTCCGTTTCTGTGGGCGTCCACACGCATGGCGTTGAGTCTGGATGCCTGTGGACCTTTGACCGGATCCATCCTGCCCTTGAGGACATAacgtgtttttcttttgtaatggaAATAAAGGAAGGTTTATCGCCTGGGCTTCAACTGCATAGATTATCGAGATCTTGGTTCTTTGGGCTGGTGGTGAGTCTAGCTTGTCTGTCTGGGGTCTCTGCCCGTTGGAGTAAATAAGTTTGgagctcgtgtgtgtgtgtgcgtgtgtgtgttggggaaaaCCTCTTTCCCACCCCGAAAACCCTCCACGGATGCAAAGAAGAGTTTTATCACAGAGCCTGCAGGAAACCACCTCACAGGCAACCCGCCCAGAGGTCACAGTGATAGAGTCTCACTGGCTCTTTTAGCTTCAAAGCACACAACCCATTCCTGTTCTCAAGGGGAGTTTTGTCTAATCTTCAGCATTGACGTGGGTTTGCAGTTCGGAGCCACCACCCACCTGGGGTCTGACGtccaggaggggctgaggctgggggtctgagatccggGTGGGGCTGGGTgttgggagtctgagatccaggcagggccgaggctgggagtctgagatccaggcagggctgagtgTGGTGGTCTGAGATGCAGGCAGGGCTGAGGGTGAGGGTCTGAGATTCAAGCAGGGCTGAGTCTgggagtctgaggtccaggcCAGTCCAAGGCTGAGAGTCTGAAGTACAGGCcaaggccagaagtctgagatacCAGCTGGCtgagtttgggagtttgagaTCCTTGTTGGGCTGAGCCTGGGGgttgagatccaggcagggccgacgCTGGGAGCCTGAGGTCCAGGCACGGCTAAGgttgggggtctgagatccaggcagggctgaggctgggggtctgagatccaggtagGGCCGAGGCcagagtctgagatccaggcagggctgaggctgtgAGCCTGAGGTCCATGCAGGCCCGAGGCTGAGGGTCTGAGATCCtggcagggccgaggctgggagtctgagttCCAGGCAGGTTGGAGGCTGAGGGTCTGAGATGCAAGCAGGGCTGAGTCTGGGGGTCTGAgttccaggcagggctgaggctgggggtctgagatccaggcagagcTGAGGCTTCAGTCTGAGATCCAGGCCAGAGCTGAGCCCAGGCAGTGGCTGAGGCCACGCAGGGCCGAGGCTGgttcctcctgaggcctctctcctgggtGTATAGAGTTGGTCTtctgtccctgtgtcctcacatcgTTATGTGGTCGTCCCTCCCTGTTTGTCTGTGTCCTGAcctcctgttctttttttctttaattttttaaatgtttatttagttttgagagagggacagagcgtgtagtggggaggggcagagagagagggagacagaatcggaagcaggctccaggatccgagctgtcagcacagagcccgacgcggggctcgaactcacaagccgtgagatcctgacctgagccaaagtcggacgctggaCCCCTTGAGCCCCCCTGgtgcccctcccccggcctccTAGTCTTATGAGGACACCCATCCTATGGGATCAGGACCCACCCTATGAGCGTCATTGTGCCTTGACCCCCTCCTTAAAGACCCCACTGCGAGCACAACggcattctgaggtcctggggtcATGGCATCTGCCTACAGATTCTGGGCTGATACAATGCTGCCCATAACAGGGACCAGTCAACCCAGAGAAAAGCTGGCCCTAAGAAACGTGAACCGTGCCCCACGGGTGTCCCACGGGAGAGGCACTGGGGAGCAGGTGCCCGTGcacccacaccccctccctctgtccccccgccCCGTACACATCCCCCCTTCCCCCGGAGAGAGGCTCACCAGGGCTCCCCTGCGAAGCAGAAACCCCGGGGCTGCGTCTCTGTCCCCTGCGGGATCATcccggggaggagggaggctgtgCGTTCAACTATTGGACCCCTCATCCCCGGGACGGCTTCTGGGGAAGCCACGTGCGCACCTGTTCCCGTGGGGGGGGAGCCACGAGGAAGCACTTTCTGGTGGCGGCCAGAGCAGCCTGTTTTCATCGCACAGAAAACCCAGAGGTTTCACACCTGCTTGGAAAGCACCCCCGTGACTGCGGGGGCCAGGCCCCTAACGCAGGCGGCCGGGGGAGCGGGGGGCTCAGAGCCCCGCCTCTGTGTGCGTGTGTCAGTGCTGATCTCGCGACGGCTGGGGGCAAACACCACTTCAGAGCAGAACCGGACCCTGGGTCCAGTTCTCGGACCCAATGCTGTCCCGTTCACAGGTGTGCATGGGGCCGGGTGCTTCCATACGGTGAGTTCTGCGGGTTCAGCGACGCgtgttaaaaacagagagagagagacagagggaaatgaGACAGTGGTGAATGTAGAAAGACACCTTTCATTCCGGAACGTGGCAGTCGCGGACAGGAAACCTCGGGAGAGACCCAGCTTGGCTCTGAGTGCAGGGTGGGCCCGCGGGGTGGGTGGCGAAGCAGCAGCTGGAAACCCACCAGAAGCAGCATCAGGGGTAAGTGGGATCCTGCCCAAACGGATGTCCCAGGACTCCTGCCGAAGGCAGAGCGGGGTGATCAGACGTGACCTGGGGAGGCGGGCAGTGAGAAACCCCTTCAGGTCTCCAGGTGAGCAGATATCCAGGTGACTAGCTCTCCAGGTGAGCAGATATCTAGCTGACTAAGTATCCAGGTGAGCAGATATCCAAGTGACCAGATATTCAGGAGACTAGCTCTCCAGGTGAGCAGATATCCAAGTGACTAGCTCTCCAGGTGAGCAGATATCCAGGTGACTAGCTCTCCAGGTGAGCAGATATCTAGCTGACTAAGTATCCAGGTGAGCAGATATCCAAGTGACCAGATATCCAGGAGACTAGCTCTCCAGGTGAGCAGATATCCAGGAGACTAGCTCTCCAGGTGAGCAGATATCCAGGTGACTAGCTCTCCAGGTGAGCAGATATCTAGCTGACTAAGTATCCAGGTGAGCAGATATCCAAGTGACCAGATATCCAGGAGACTAGCTCTCCAGGTGAGCAGATATCCAGGAGACTAGCTCTCCAGGTGAGCAGATACCCAAGTGACTAGCTCTCCAGGTGAGCAGATATCCAAGTGACTAGCTCTCCAGGTGAGCAGATATCCAGGTGACTAGGTATCCAGGTGAGCAGATATTCCAGTGATTACCTCTCCAGGTGAGCAGATATCTAGCTAAGTATCCAGGTGAGCAGATACCCAAGTGACTAGCTCTCCAGGTGAGCGGATATCCAGGTGACTAAGTATCCAGGTGAGCAGATATCCAAGTGACCAGATATCCAGGAGACTAGCTCTCCAGGTGAGCAGATACCCAAGTGACTAGCTCTCCAGGTGAGCAGATATCCAGATATCCAGGTGGCCACATATTGAGAGCAGTTGTCAGTTTTTTGGTAAAACTGGGTGATGCAGGGATGAATCCGGAAGCCCGAAGGTCAGGCCTACTTAGAGAAAGGGCGCAGGGGTGCCTGCTAGAGTCTGGTGGAGGAGACAAACTGTAAGGTGTCCGCCCCGTCCTTGTCAATGCCCTGCCTGGGTCTCGTGGGGCCACAGTAACAAATCCCCCCAAACAGGTGCCTGACACGGTGACTGTAATGAGGGTGAGGGTGCTGGGGGAGGGTCCTGCCTTggagcctggggggtggggctgtgAGGGAACCAGTTTGTGTTTTCCAAGCCCCGGTCCGTGGGCCTCCGGATGGTCTCCCCAGACACGTCTGCACGCACCTGGATGGACAAAGCGGTAACGTTCAGCCCTCAGCGCCGATCCTGACCGTGGCCCGCGGTGCTGACGTCCCTCTAGCTCACCTGCCCAGCGTCAGTCGTGCACCTCAGGTACCCGCCTCCCCCAGGGGACCCTGTGTCCTGCCCTTCGCTGGGCTCTGATTCAGGGGGGACGTGGCCGTTTTCCAGCAGGAGGTGTGCCCAGAGGCCACAGACCCCGGGACACGGAAAGTGATGGGACCTCTGCCGTATGTGTTCTAATCTCACCCGCGGGCAACAAAAGCCGAGccctgcaggggggggggggtgtccctgcAGGTGGAGGGCGATGCTGACCTCCCGGCCCCGTAGAATGCCTCCCCAAAGCCAGGATTTATCAGCCGTCGCTGTGTCCCGAACACGAGTTTGGAGaagcgccccccgccccccacggtCACCCCACGGCGAGCCCTCGGGTTTGCGCTCACGGTGCATGTTTGTTCAGCCCAGCAGCCCTCTGCCTCGTTTGAATCCTACATGCCGCGTGCAGCCTGGGAACCGTCAGAAGGAACGCAGATGTTGCACACAAGAGCCGTGACTCACAGATGCTATCTCTCCCCTTTGCATCTCGCTCACAAACGTCCCCCGCCCCACGCGGCCCCCGCCCCCACATGGTGCTTATCACGATCAATGGCAGAGAGAACAGGCGAGGGCTGACGATGCCCCCCTGGCCACCCTTGCACTGGAAAAGGAAGACGGATGCTCCCCCCTCGACGTCCCAGACGCACGGAGAGACTCCGCTCTCTGAACAGGGCTGGCCCACCTGCCTTGAGAACGGCCGGACCTTCGAGGAAAGGGAGGAGCCCTGCTGTTGGCTGTCTGGCCGGGGCTgcgctgtgtgacctcaggcagtgtctgagcctctctgagccttcgtGTCTGGTGTCTCCTGAGGACCCACAGCCCCTTCTGGAGCAGCTGTGGGGATGAAACGCGGGATGGGCACGTGTCCACGTGGGATGGATAGGAGCACAGGGCTGCAAACCCTTGAACCGGCTGCATTTACGCCCATAGTCAAGCGTCACACATGACCCTGTAGGCTCTGTCCCAGCCAACAAAACCATCCCGCGTCGTAGCTGCTTTGCCCACATTTGCCGGGAACAGAGCTCCCTCCCGATGGTTTGTACCCGCTTGAGAATTCCGGACGTAGACGTTCGAGCACAACACGGGACGGCAAAGCACAGACCCTGAGAACGGGAGGTGACGAGTCCTGGACATTGGTGTCTTTTTTCCGAGCTCCTTGGGGCTAATCATGTgggtcttcctggaggagggggcagggatcGCTCGCTGGGGTTTGGGGGCATCCAGGACTGGTGGGCAGGAGTCTTGCCCTGACAGAGGCC
It encodes the following:
- the CRLF2 gene encoding cytokine receptor-like factor 2 → MRTVFLPCAAAALFLLGRATASGDPGQEPVLQVRIINFNFETVRVTWSPRRYSGTNLTFVYKLSSDEASRPCCNYIVHESHTAGCLLEARKDEILCFSLGNGTDILFRKCEWISAYLKPSSPEDLSFRWHEDAVTVTCSDLPYKRLLYEIQYKSIFDTEWQSKEGETCNVTIQGLDSEKCYFFRARVKTLESSYGSDTYPSDWSKVTHQQRGELRDSCREKKLFPKFILICGMIALLTVSLLLLSLWKVRRLHKCLMPSVPDPKLTFPGLFELHRGNFQEWIKDTQNVSHVAKTEATEQECVPEETLVVQLQKAEAEMPIVTTGPLCPPTEGEEASGDASPVACQPPQRGEVVSLGGFTFVMTDNSYMLL